The following DNA comes from Mya arenaria isolate MELC-2E11 chromosome 11, ASM2691426v1.
atttattaattatgaaaataccGAAACAATTTTGAGCCATATTTTACATAGTACAGTATGATATATGCAAAATTTTATGTGACATTAAAAGCTTTGTTTTCTTACGAAAGGAAAAGCCACCCCTCCTTTTCACAAACCCATTTAGACGTTATGCTTAATTGAACGTCTAGTACTTTAGGGGACAAGGGCACTATACCAAAGACTATAAAATTGTACTGCCCGTTTGCGATGCACTAAGCATTAGAAGCTTGTACTCAGAATTTGGAGAACCTATTACATATTAGAAACCAGGAAATTTGTATCAAATGGGTgggttgtttttaaatgatatatggcAGATACTTCCAGAAGTGGTATCACTAAAATAAAATCCAATTGTTCCAACTCTCTGTATCAATACTTGTGCATTTCATTAATTAACCCcgatattcaagaaaataatattattgtgtttttttattttgtgcagGAGGTGTATATAAAACACAGTCAATGTCAGAACACGGAGAAGATACTCCACGTGAAGTGGAAGGCCAGGCAGATGATGCCAAAAGCCAGAAAAGTGGCACAAAGAGCCAGCCAGGCTCTAAACCAACCTCTAGAGTTGGTTCAGCTGCATCCAAGAAGAGTGGAAAAAGTGGGGATGAGAAGAAACCAGATGGACCACCATCACCGACAGGGTCTGCCAAGGACAATCCGGCCGCTGACTGGAGAAACATGCGAAGAATCATTGCTGAGGACCCTGAGTGGTCCCTTGCTACTGTTCCACTGCTAGTGGAGCTTTCACTCAAGCACATCATCAGTAATTTTGAAAGTAAGAAATGGGTGTTTTTTGCCTTCTCTTTAATCTCTTTATATATTCTCTTGATTTGTGCACCTGTCACACAAATGGGCTAGTGGTTATTCAACTCCATGACTGTACAAATATGCTTTTTGAGCTATCATACTcccaaaaatcatgtttattttctaatattgaaatggttttgagtttttgttttaaaaaaggccAGCACGTCGTTTTATCATTTATAGATATGGTACTAGGGTGATTTAAAAAAGATcctaataataattatgatttcttatagatttatttatgttaagcaaatttttataacaatgttctgaatgtttatttcagataaCTCTTCAATTTTGAACAACCTTCTACCAAAACACAAGACCAAAGTGCTAGAGAAAATATCCACCGACATTCCCCTGAAAATCACTGCCAACCTAGTGGAAGATGAAGGCTACTGGAAACGTTGCTGCAAAGCTCGATGGGACATCTGTGATGTGGCAGCATATGGTGGAAGTTGGAAACGCATGTATTTTGAGAGAAATCTTCAAGAGATCATTGAGCAATTTGTTCCGGAGACAACCGACATGACTCGTCTAAATGAAACCCTTCCACTTTCTGCAAACTATGTAAAAAAGATTGACATTAGGCAATTGCTGCCACCTGTAAGGGAAGCACCAAAAGGACCTGACTTTGATGATGCATCTGATGCTGGGAGTGATGCGGGCGATGAACCTGAATGTGATCACTTTAATTTCGGACCTGTTCTGAAAATGCTGCCACACCTTCAAGAGTTACACCTGACGTATGGTGTAAAAGATTGTGGAATGAATTTTGAGTGGACATTATTTCAGTTTACTGCTAGAGACTGTCTTCAGCTTGCTCAATGTGTGGCAGCCTGCAAACACCTCAAAGTATTTAGACTTCACAAAAGCAAAGTAGATGATGATAAAGTTAGAGTTCTCATAAGTCACATTCTGGACCACCCGAGTATGGTAGAGCTAGATTTGTCCCACAACTGTATTGGTGATCGTGGGGCTCGTGCTGTTGGAAAGTTCCTTAACAACCATAGTCAGCTGACCAAACTGAACCTATGCGACAACCAGATAAGGTCCACGGGAGCTCAAGCAATCGCTCATGCCCTTACCAAAAACACAACATTGCTGAGTCTAAATTTGAGGCTGAACAGATTAGGGGATGAGGGAGGTCAGGCAATATGCAGAGCACTGCTGAAGAACTCCACTCTCAGGTGAGCTTATAACAATGTTGATTtcaatcttaaataaatctaaaaattcCTGTTCATTTCCTAATTCTGTATGAATGAGACATTCTCTAAATATGACATGAAAATCATTTTCTAACATTATATGATTTTGCGTCATTTGGTAAGTGCTATTGGTGTATCTTAACCACATtagagcaaaaaaataaattgcatcatCTTCTTATAATTTGTAGAGAAATCAATGTTGGCAGTAACGAAATGGCAGAGCCGACAGCAGCCATCTTGTCCCAAGTTGTGATTTCAAACCTTACACTGCGATCCATTGATTTGTCCTGCAACAGGCTTGGACCGGTAAGATCTTGATGTGCATGTATACATTTGTACTGGCAATTCATAATTTTCACCAATTGCAAACATCTATAACAACTTTGACtcttttcaaaatacaaaaatgttcttgataaaggttcaaatactgaaaaattggctgtgatattatttgttttcattttcccTTTTCGAACAGAATGTATTcataaagtaaaaaacaacacttttcaTAGGAGATTTTGTTTTGATGAGAGTGGTATAGGTTTCATTGGGTTCAAAAGCCACCTAAGGAATATTCCCTTGACCTCTCAAAAAGCAAACCATTACAGGAAATTGACAGCTTTCTGCTCCATTGAGCTTCACtttttacatttgatttcatatgttttacagGACGGGGGCAAACAGCTCCAGGAAGGCATGGAGGAGAACTCCACAATCACAACAATGGACCTGCGCCTCACTGAGTGTGGCCAAGAGTCGGAGTACTGTATCAACCAGCGCCTTCACGGCAACAAGGAAAAAGAACGGGAAAGCACCCTTCAGGAAAACCCCATCCTTGAGAAGAAGATTAAACCACAAGCGGCACATAGGTTTCAGTCCAAGGCAGCGCTGAGTCGGGCTTAGCTTCAGGCTTCAATGGCAAACTTTTGTTTAATTAGTTTTTGCATCATTCTTGAAGTGATGCTTCGAGACTTGATCCGACTTATATGACTGTGTTGCATTGTTTTACCTGTGATATCACACATAGtgtacattgaaaaaaatgtaaacaatttctgCATTTGGAAAGTATCggtatgaataaatgttatgtttacatgttGAATTTGTCTTTGCAATACATTCTCTGAtggaaatataatgaaaactgcTTTAATGATAGCCTTTAAATCATCCAAACAATTCatggtaataaataaataaagctttAATGATAATACATAGTAGTACTGATTTTTCTTGGTGCTATTAGCTGCTGTTTAGAGACTGTTTCCCCTGCCAAAAAGTGTATATTTCCCCAATTGGACACTGTTTATTTGTagaaatgaaacttaaaaaagaTACTTATAGTACCAGTTCCATATGGGccttttatttattgtatcaTGGATGAAGTTGCCATCATGAAgtgatgtcattttttttatgtgaaataaCTTTCCATGTAACGTCATGAATTAATAGCATTGAAAATGTTTACCATAATGATTGACGTTTAATGTATTTAAGGGCTGCGAAAAGaagctaatatttatgtgtacaaatttctttttaacaatattaaaagtGCTCCTGAATGGACTTGAACCTGTCCCTTGAAACCCTCAAAACTTTTGAGTCAAAAGGTTTAATGTGGAGAGGGCCATTTTCTAATGTTGTTTtaacttgtggcccaacccaatttaaaaaaatataggtTGTCATCATGatttatattgtgtatattatatacaataaaatactaCCATTAGTGTTGACTAAGGGAGGTGTTTATTGAAACGCCTTCCAAAACCTATTTGTTACGGTAATACAGTTATTCAATGTTTCTATTTTCCTGGCAAAGATGAAGTTCAGTTTTTTAGAAAAGAAGCACCAATTAACATAAAATGttgatgataaataaaatagcTAACTTGCTTCATTTAATCCTAATCACAATCTAAAATTAAATTGGTATATTACATGATATTGTCTATGACAGGTGACCTTgcgacctactttcttattttcaaagctacagcaataaaatttggaccatgtgtttAGTTttagaacaaatatcaagctaatGTATTTGGTGTGTAGCATTGACTAATGGTCCTcgaccaagattgttcaaattatgctgCTGGGTTCAAAATTAGCCCCGTCGTGAGTGTCACATTTTTCACATAGAGATAAAAAGGAGAAAACCCTTAGAATATTCTTGACTGAATGTTGGCCCAGAGCTTAGAATTATTTGGTGTGTAATCTTGTCCAGTGGTAACAAAgattaaaagatttaaaaggttttaaaaaatactcagATGAGCGATTGAGAACAATCAAAGCCCTCTTGTTATTGTATCTCAAATCAAACATAACAACAATTCAATATCGGtgagagcttggttccttttgaaaaccagccagatcagTTTATGTATGCGTGGATTATGACCCTTGAAATAATGTAGCCTAATCAAAGTATGCgctaagggagacaactttaTCAGATGTATTGTTGTTGATGCGTTTGTCTCCCTTTGCCCTTTGATTTGAATGTGGTGGGTTCAGTATATTGCCTGTTAACTAGTATGCATATGCTTTATATAATAGGATATGAACTGTTGTCACTGgcacatatttaaatagtttgttcAATCACAAACAAGGCCCAGGTCTgtacatcaaaggtcaaggttaaatGTGAACGGTTGAAATGATCCGTCTACAAGGTTGTATCTTGaccatgtattattatattttcaaaaagctAATGCCAAGTAGGTTCACCACGATTAGTCAGTGTGTCCCATACAAGACcaaggtctgtacctcaaaggtcaaggtcaaagatTGAAATGATCCTTATCCAAGCTGTATCGTGGCCATGcataataggattttcaaaaatacttgAACAAAATTTGGTCTGTATATTTACCATCTATATCCGGgatgcattttcaaaaatcTTTCCATGGAGGTTCACCATGCTGTGGCTAACTAAcggcttaagaaaaatgcataaaacatcaattttggagagtaaatatgaaaatctgcgatctgatcttttgtcatcagtcttttatcactcgttttctgatatttacgccaaaaactgctcgttccaagacaaaaaaaaaaaaagttgtcaacgTTAAAATgttccatctgtgagagtgcagctttaagctgaAAGCGGGAGTGTGTGCATGCGCCTAGGCAATCTTGACCGGAGCATAATTTAAAAAGCCTTTGAGGTATTCACTTCAgacttcatatacatatatatctcaGTGAAGAggagtgcagtgcacaggaacaATAACTTTGGGTGCAgtaatttttttgtttatgccctttgttaattttcctACTTATTTTGTCTGAAGCATAACTTGAAAGGCCTCAGATATATTGATTTAGGAGAAATGCAGTGCACATGAACCATAACTTTGAGTGATTTTTTAGTTtaatgccctttgttaattttcagtCGGGAGcaaaacttgaaatttcataaaagCTGCTCTCTAAAAATTTGACCACtttgacaaactttttttatttttttgtcttggaatgagccaatttttgcataaaagtctggaaaccagtgatataagattgatgacaaaagatcagaatGAGTAAAGGCATTACTATAATACTTTAAGTAAGAATGGAATTTTCAGCAGTTTCCCATAcaactgagatctgttctattgttagttatattatattgacaCCAAAATcaactgattctgagacaaaaatgtaaaaaatgtcaatctgtgggagtgcagttttaaaggtactcatgtttttggaaaaaaaaaaatagttttcctgGCAATGCATCTGAAATCacttattttatctttattttactcCACGgtatcaaaattgcagaaaaatacagttaatagtataaaaaagtttttgaGACTTAGTGGGGTGTGAACCCATGCTAGTAAAGTCAAGTAAGAATTGGTAAATCAACACCTGAACCGCAGACCACTGGGACTTTAACAAAGGTGGTATATATTTTGAcctcttaacaatacattggtaatatcacatgaaAATGTCAACCTTTTTCAGTCggcaacaacaaagctgtaaTTAAGTGATTGTTGAAGAGTTCCAGCTATTGGTATCTTTGGTACACACTGATTTGACAATCTTGATTTcatcatacaaaaaagtgcattttacaaaagcATGAGCAAGTACCTTTAAATTATTGACTTGcaacttcaaatacatatagGTCTCATTGAGGAGAAGTACAGTGCACATGTAAGGATAGTGTTCAGTGCACAGGAACCAAATCTTTGGCTGCAGTAattttagttattgccctttgtttatttattttttgtcatctGTTGAGGCAAAGTTGATTATGTTCTTAATTGGGTGGGAGATATAGCAGtctgtgactgctcttgttATATTAATATGAATCAAATCAAATGACTGATGGTCAATGTTTATGGTTCGATCTTGAGGtgtctttttcaaaaaaaatgcaaGTTAAGACTTTTTAATAACAGGTTATAGATTCTACACCAATgcaaaaatgttattgttaagtATACTTTAATACTCATTTTATCAAGAAACGCAAACAAAAACACAGTATTAAATAATGGGTTGTAGATAATTAAAAGATGACCATTTTTGTAAACATGACCGGTCACTTGCGTTAAGGAAAGACTATCAGCTTCAGGCTTATTAATATGTTGCATATTATTGGAAACAATACTTCCCTGAATATCATTCTATAACCTCCAATAGAAAGCAACAAATCAATACTATTTCAATGTActtattttggaagtctcagAGAAGCACTTGGGAAACCGATGAACATAAACAACATGAACTTGCAACATAAGCAAAGTATGTGTAGGTAACAACATGCTTGACAGAAAGCGGAGCTTACAGAAGTGGTCGATTGGCTGAGGAATAATCCCTCTTTTTGGGGATTTTAAAAACTCAAAAATGTCCACCCATTTGTCATCCAGATTACAAGAATTGTCTtataccactagatgtcgggcctcatcacccataAGCTCCTTATCAATGATGTTTAGAAAACATCATTTACATGCTATATAAAGTTGTACAAGACTAGTgtgtatatatcgctatgttcTTTGTAGACATGtgaaaacaaattgatcattcaTTTGATGAAATTACATAATAAAGCAAACTTTCacctttaacattttattgtaaaattcaaCAATTGATTGAATCGATGTGGACATACCAGTTCCCTAAAGCTAAATACCTTACATTCATATGTGCACGAATGACTCGTGCTTATAAATgccacctggcggttattacattataaacaagtgaaaatatttcctttttatttgtACCACTCAAACATCGAAAATTATAtttccctgaataccattctatgACCTAGATAAAATAATGTTCCAAGTCATTTGTTACCACCTCCCAGTTACCACACAGTACCCAAGAtgtaaaatgttgaataaagcTGCAAACAAGCTAGCCCGGCGCATAACAAttagttgtatttaaaaatgttaaagaaactgtataacattataattatttgtagtTTAAGACAATGAAAGAATTACAATAATgctaaatacataataatacataataaataaataagctaTGAGGgattaaaagtttaatttaaaaattataaagaaaatggattacagaatatatttgaaaaaaaaatacaatcttGTGTTTATGCATAATGGGAACAAAAGCGACAGAACAAcgacaatattttgttaaatattaatattgaagTTTCCGCGTGTTGTCGTTTGTATTGGACGAACGTTTTCGTTCAGTACGTTTTAGCTGAATCAAATCAACAAGATGGCGTCGAGTTACGATGGACATGTTCCCAAAAGACAAAGAACGGACAACGGATCGTACAATGTATCTCATTCTTATACAATTCTTTTCCTCACCTTCTCCAACACCTTAATGAAAGTTTTATCCAcgttttgattgtatttcagCAGTCCTCCCCGCCATTTTACAATGCAAAAACTACTGTATCGGAAAAGGTTTTTTTCCGACCTTCCGGTACAATTTTTGCTTTTGTACAGAACATTTCaggttataaaataatatatgctattattaattccatttcaaatttacaaaaagtgaAGTATAGTTACTAAGTGTATATAGTTACTAAGTGTAACATTTCAATTGAAACTAtgcaatgatattgtaaatttcTGGAACAAAAACAAGGGCTGTGGGAATCCTTTGTGGATACCATGGGTAAATTCATATACAACTTGAACATTTAACTCACACTTATAATTATCTGAAAATTTAAAAGAATGCATCAACTACCTCTAAGCTTTTAGTCATCTTTGTTTTCCAGGGTAtcgtttttataataattaatttggtGTTTAAGTAGTATTTTCTAGTAAATTAGAGTGATTTCCCTTTTTTTAACTAGGCATAAGATTTTTGAGCGGACAAAGAAAATGGAATTAACAGAAAGATATAGAAAGCATTTCGGACCTAACAGTACAcagcatcaatttttttaattgatactGACAAAAAGTTGTTACCGTTCGTTGATTAATAGCCCGCTGCAATGAAACATGGACTATCTCTGATGATTGACCCACCACTACTACATaatctgtaaaataaatcagtaaatCTACAGATAATGCGTAAATTACTCATGAAAAGTCAACCTCCTCACCTAACTAGTCATCATGATTTTTCACTTCTGGAGACCACTTAACTGGAATTTTTCCTTGGAGTTTCTCTTTATGTTGCATGCATTggcattcaaatttaaataggTTTCATAGTTTTTGTtatgcccccttcgaagaagaggggtatattgctttgcacaggcatgtcggtatgtcggtcggtcggtccgtcggtagaccaaagcttgtccaagtgataactcaacaattcctggacgtttggtcatcaaacttcacatgaaggttgggcctgaccagtagatgacccctattgattttgggggtcatcgggtcaaaggtcaaggtcacagtgacctttaatggtaaaataattttaaagcttgtccgagtgataactcaacaatgcctgcacccatggccctcaaacttgacatggaggttgggcctgaccagtagatgacccctattgtttttgggggt
Coding sequences within:
- the LOC128207711 gene encoding dynein regulatory complex subunit 5-like; amino-acid sequence: MSEHGEDTPREVEGQADDAKSQKSGTKSQPGSKPTSRVGSAASKKSGKSGDEKKPDGPPSPTGSAKDNPAADWRNMRRIIAEDPEWSLATVPLLVELSLKHIISNFENNSSILNNLLPKHKTKVLEKISTDIPLKITANLVEDEGYWKRCCKARWDICDVAAYGGSWKRMYFERNLQEIIEQFVPETTDMTRLNETLPLSANYVKKIDIRQLLPPVREAPKGPDFDDASDAGSDAGDEPECDHFNFGPVLKMLPHLQELHLTYGVKDCGMNFEWTLFQFTARDCLQLAQCVAACKHLKVFRLHKSKVDDDKVRVLISHILDHPSMVELDLSHNCIGDRGARAVGKFLNNHSQLTKLNLCDNQIRSTGAQAIAHALTKNTTLLSLNLRLNRLGDEGGQAICRALLKNSTLREINVGSNEMAEPTAAILSQVVISNLTLRSIDLSCNRLGPDGGKQLQEGMEENSTITTMDLRLTECGQESEYCINQRLHGNKEKERESTLQENPILEKKIKPQAAHRFQSKAALSRA